In Bythopirellula goksoeyrii, a single window of DNA contains:
- a CDS encoding type I polyketide synthase — protein MSTTPSTPQPESIPIAIVGMACKLPGADNLEQYWQLLSEGRSAVVELPNDRLDRELYFDPKVGELGKCYSKLGALISSREFNHQNCPIPESLVQAADPVHLLMCEVAGTALSHAGYDPFEIPESVRNCGVFIGHAQGSDLAGDYTYHTCIEEAADFLRESEEFQKLSAADQQEIVGELIADVRSRKPKISLESPDVSASMVAGTIAKAFNLTGPYGAINSACASSLQSILLAVRALQLGRIDMAIAGGASDCKGDSLVLFAAARAMSSTGSRPFDSEADGLVVGEGYAAVVLKTLDRALADGDNIQAVVRGLGVSSDGKGKSLWAPRKEGQVEAMKRAYRAGPDISNLQYIEAHSTATQLGDATELNTLTEILSKHFPPGKKIPVTSVKANIGHSLETAGIASVIKAVLCMRAGVIPPAINIQHLNPKIDWETAPIYVPTAAAPWSAPADGSPRLAGINAFGIGGLNMHVAIEEFTEASRKLAAPALKPTDIDTVAVVGMGCILPGAANIEEYWQLLTSGRDPKTPAPADRLRYDLLPPSNGENVTAPPLGGFIHGFEYDWRRHKVPPKQIAQADPLQFMLLEAADQALIDAGYDKKPFDRGQVGVLVGTEFGGDFSFQLQMGLRLPDMKRVIGRSLFQRNLSAEQSQLVTDQFTSALLKRWPALIDETGSFSTSSLASRTGKTWNLMGGAAALDAGEASSLMAVGISIDMLLAGDCDMMICAAGQRRMGLPEYEGLAMGGVLSTGTGAPTALDARGNGFIPGEGVGVVLLKRLSDARRDGDNIRAIIRGVGAAHLKSGQEALEMALERSFQTSGESPDKVTVIEIDSLSRKMADEQLQAISTVQNQTTRRQPLVVGSAASLVGFSHGASGMSSLLKAILELEHGQVAATFGVEVPATVPSERANMMRIANETIDVSQAMGDGASMASIVSCGRGMAYHLICDSGSTADVQRQTNEVALNAAPASAEPMAEHSSGASSTELEAFLINFVVEQTGYPAEVVELDADLEADLGIDSIKKAQLFGELQEYFDVTPDENLTLDDFPTLRHVVKFLERSTDRSSSPAPDPAPTQTVTSTPSRIAEPAPSAPTAAPGPTHAQPVENNWRIIRFGADSLEDLQRQLTAETGNSFDTSPSSFASQHSSRVAIVADSRETLLKRVQLANSQLNNPSGLAALERQGIYFCTSLEVTRPRIAFLFPGQGSQYDGMLRSLVESHSAAANAHREVEQALAEIGSPSFAQMAWNGKGMLGSDAWATQASMMAASHIVNSVLRAEGINPEIVAGHSYGEYSALVATGAWNLATAFRVTQARCAGIDACKSARGGLVATSATPAQVHKLFAGAGHDVHVAISNAPTQTVIGGSDEQLEIAVKRLEQAGHQARKLPVPFPFHTPLMADSCGSLSDALRHAEIKRPIVSTFSLVTNREITSADDIRANLEAHMTRPQLYAAAVQSLAEERPTVFVEVGPQQTLTRLNEQILTGAQARFIASDNPKGSVLEQICRVRAHLECCGALDEQPVEVPTVQNAMHNEIVHFDATLRRTEKMRRAASSEKTPVATPSSTQDPNELLSHALLWNPNGQNGHGDSSGRSNGDTNGHSNGHSNGSSTVKPAEVSEPRTSDMWQVGEGFAVETQLASQPVESAVQVMEAPDASSSVDSSDLEAFLINFVVEQTGYPPEVVELDADLEADLGIDSIKKAQLFGELQEYFDVTPDENLTLDDFPTLRHVVDFLARTTTTSTPVPTATPAYEAASPEPAEVTPTPTSNTSTAELEAFLVNFVVEQTGYPPELVELDADLEADLGIDSIKKAQLFGELQEYFDVTPDENLTLDDFPTLRHVVDFLARTTTSSAPSENATYDTPTTPAPMPEPPVASMAALPAAAPTPPTTESSSNTAELEAFLVNFVVEQTGYPADLVELDADLEADLGIDSIKKAQLFGELQEYFDVTPDENLTLDDFPTLRHVVSYLTNNLAPTPATEESFDSSAPAFVAPTPVVPTPEPAGVAPVVQTAGQSKVTVAHSNEAIRTMLLAGSAYEMGVKHGQSFGSEIRRALYRLADMATSEVASSWTKFAGEPEQTFTEDQLAELEGIADAIQVPVANIVALNLAMLAELGSSSIQFAVEVERNGRTVRHGLRDERPQGSRLADCLVPVVQIRQPKNGFASISVTYAGCAGALSGLNAKGLAVTSGMILGTNQSTPQRHPLLTQLLLSEAADVPSALAQLQEASQSNSWNMVLSAADRLPTCIECTGGSLEIIEDKLVVAANHSKHVGAIAGTSADRLKAMQRFLTGSSYSTEELQMGLTGYGVQTDHQLCVLIDHNTGELGIYSGVAHEPIEKEFARFSLDDFQNAATTSKEAKPKSPEFAVKPYDLGDEPGMAERFVMRLVDIAWPPDATEMPTLNGPALVIGDNPSADALSEKLENAGAKVHRLKSLASRQAAVDTLEQLCDDQPVMHLFLMSSRDTKGDDYFDTATWQRNYESQVLAPFFLCQRWVQLASAGQWLDKCTLVALANCTGDFGFCGDAPLPFTGALTGLVKALYLEVNHMGGNRSFLAKAIDFPADEAPYQIARFICGELAVRTPDYEVSYVHGARYLQLAIPREADAQEMPENPPHGNWIVTGGARGITAECAMELGRRFGVKLHLLGTSSVPKIDPAWRNLDEAGRAALRSETILHARETNDKPNEAWDRVQKQIEIDQNLRAFADAGLDITYHTCNVADRAVLSRVLESIRREHGPIEGILHGAGIERSCRLEKKRPEDVQATFDSKVLGAWNLMQLTREDPIGYFIGFGSVSGRFGSNGQVDYCMASDMLCKLVSWYGNQRPSCHAVGFHWHPWDEVGMAYRPETRSALQNTTGLKLMPKREGLRQFLRELYAEKSDSEVLVTDRAYHNRFYPKHVEAIAEDFRTDKRIEYLTRKPRQIASRHVLRMTPAPLSTVSPEEPGITGPAFILGDNADALALRDKLTSKGITVHVLPVNDDSETTIAALESAWKSQPARNLFLLTARDTDASDFQTAETFRRRMQRGVYLPFQLTQRWFQLVSELPFNEPANLVAVTSLGGDFGFKDQAKAPESGALCGLLKSVYVEDSRHKHSRFRVKVIDSPAEETPTDLATAICAELASDAPEVEVSWSRGNRQTVTIYTAPIEELPKRDVPFGGAWVVTGGGRGITSYAACMLARRYGLKIHMIGKSPAPDKTAPWLTCSEEEVKKYKAAIVREAIAAGRSPEEDWGRIRKAREIEIVLGKYAEAGVETHYHSCDITDEASLEKVLDEIRRIDGPIQGVIHGAGYAKAARFESRVGDRLRLTFGPKADGTAALMRLTMKDPLRYFLAFGSLSGRYGGNGLSDYSAANEMLAKMCDWYRKQRPDCATTCFHWQTWDRFGMALLADAVDITKSSFKMEFMQPEEGIEHMIEEIRAGAPESEVLIADDYFEKSFYPYSIMCADPPSSVSPTAQPQPSTSPDTDRPLIDSLDTNPDGSGLAKVTFDPTHDPFLVEHLLKQRPFLPGVIGLETVLEAAVLSQPDQQIAEVRDVEIINGLMFRTDDPIATKVHLSINGNAVETQLTSEFRNRAGQVIDPNRVHVRAAVYFGTPAPLAPSTASKPALGMHPFAYSDDSLIYHGSRLRCLKSYGIQYEGGWGEIVAPPLAELAGPRSDSGWILPTAVLDACLVCCGSFLFLQFGGALEVPHGFEQMRWARQPHPDEVCMVRYLFRSRDARHSKFDFTLYGVDGTPILETIGYRTIRVGGETS, from the coding sequence GTGTCTACTACGCCCTCTACTCCACAGCCTGAAAGCATCCCTATCGCAATTGTTGGTATGGCATGCAAACTGCCAGGCGCAGACAATCTAGAGCAATATTGGCAACTCTTGAGCGAAGGCCGTAGCGCGGTTGTCGAGTTACCCAACGACCGACTTGATCGGGAACTCTACTTCGATCCCAAGGTGGGCGAACTCGGCAAATGCTATTCAAAACTCGGAGCGCTCATCTCTAGTCGAGAATTCAATCACCAGAATTGTCCAATCCCGGAGTCTCTCGTCCAAGCTGCAGATCCGGTACATCTACTCATGTGCGAAGTAGCTGGCACAGCACTTTCTCACGCAGGCTACGATCCGTTTGAGATACCAGAAAGCGTTCGCAATTGCGGCGTGTTTATCGGCCATGCACAGGGAAGCGACCTCGCAGGCGACTATACCTATCATACGTGTATCGAAGAGGCCGCCGACTTCTTGCGTGAGAGCGAAGAATTCCAGAAGCTCTCAGCGGCAGACCAACAAGAGATTGTCGGCGAACTCATTGCCGATGTACGCAGTCGCAAACCTAAGATCTCACTCGAATCCCCAGACGTATCTGCTTCGATGGTTGCCGGCACTATCGCGAAGGCATTCAACCTCACCGGTCCTTATGGAGCGATCAATTCCGCCTGTGCTTCCTCATTGCAATCGATCTTATTAGCTGTTCGTGCGCTCCAATTGGGACGCATTGACATGGCGATTGCCGGTGGAGCGAGTGACTGCAAGGGCGACTCCCTCGTCTTGTTTGCTGCTGCACGGGCGATGAGTTCAACCGGTAGCCGTCCCTTCGACTCCGAAGCTGACGGGCTCGTCGTTGGAGAAGGATATGCAGCGGTTGTCCTCAAAACACTCGATCGTGCTTTGGCTGACGGCGACAACATTCAAGCCGTCGTCCGTGGCCTGGGTGTTTCGTCCGACGGCAAAGGAAAGAGCCTTTGGGCGCCCCGCAAAGAAGGTCAGGTGGAGGCGATGAAGCGGGCCTATCGAGCAGGGCCTGACATCTCAAACCTGCAGTATATCGAAGCCCACTCGACTGCCACGCAACTCGGCGATGCAACTGAACTCAATACGCTCACTGAAATCCTCTCGAAACACTTTCCTCCAGGCAAGAAAATCCCCGTGACCAGTGTGAAGGCGAACATTGGTCATTCGTTAGAGACCGCCGGTATCGCCAGTGTCATCAAGGCCGTGCTTTGCATGCGCGCAGGCGTGATTCCCCCAGCGATCAACATCCAACATCTCAATCCAAAGATCGATTGGGAGACTGCGCCGATCTACGTTCCAACCGCTGCCGCGCCCTGGTCAGCACCTGCCGATGGTTCACCACGACTCGCGGGTATCAATGCCTTTGGCATTGGTGGGCTCAATATGCATGTCGCGATCGAAGAGTTTACCGAAGCAAGTCGCAAGCTCGCGGCACCGGCATTAAAACCGACTGATATAGACACCGTGGCCGTAGTAGGCATGGGTTGTATCCTGCCAGGCGCCGCCAACATTGAGGAATATTGGCAACTACTCACTTCAGGAAGAGACCCCAAGACACCAGCACCCGCCGATCGACTACGTTACGATTTACTCCCTCCGAGTAACGGTGAGAATGTGACTGCACCCCCTCTGGGCGGTTTCATTCACGGTTTTGAATACGATTGGCGTCGCCATAAGGTACCGCCTAAGCAAATCGCCCAGGCCGATCCACTGCAGTTTATGCTTCTCGAAGCGGCAGACCAGGCGCTCATTGATGCCGGCTACGACAAGAAACCATTTGATCGTGGCCAGGTTGGAGTGCTCGTAGGCACAGAGTTCGGTGGCGATTTTTCGTTCCAACTTCAAATGGGCCTTCGTCTGCCAGACATGAAACGCGTGATTGGGCGAAGTCTCTTCCAGCGGAACCTCTCTGCTGAGCAATCTCAACTGGTCACCGACCAATTCACAAGCGCGCTGCTGAAACGCTGGCCAGCGCTGATCGACGAAACGGGCAGTTTCAGCACGAGTTCTCTCGCCTCTCGCACTGGAAAGACGTGGAATCTCATGGGTGGGGCGGCCGCATTGGACGCGGGCGAAGCCTCTTCGCTCATGGCAGTCGGGATCAGTATCGATATGCTACTGGCAGGCGACTGCGACATGATGATTTGCGCAGCCGGTCAACGCCGCATGGGTCTGCCTGAGTATGAGGGTCTTGCCATGGGTGGCGTCCTCTCCACGGGTACCGGCGCCCCGACAGCCCTCGACGCCCGTGGCAACGGCTTCATTCCCGGAGAAGGAGTTGGCGTTGTACTTCTCAAACGATTGTCCGATGCTCGTCGGGATGGTGACAATATCCGAGCGATTATTCGAGGAGTTGGAGCCGCGCATCTGAAGTCCGGCCAAGAAGCACTTGAAATGGCACTAGAGCGATCGTTCCAAACAAGCGGTGAGAGTCCAGACAAAGTAACGGTGATCGAGATCGACTCGCTTTCGCGGAAAATGGCCGATGAGCAACTTCAAGCTATCTCGACTGTTCAGAATCAAACTACCCGTCGCCAGCCGCTCGTCGTTGGCTCAGCAGCAAGTCTGGTTGGTTTCTCACACGGTGCATCAGGCATGTCTTCCCTTCTCAAGGCGATACTCGAACTTGAGCACGGTCAAGTTGCTGCCACCTTCGGTGTAGAAGTTCCTGCTACGGTTCCCTCTGAACGTGCCAACATGATGCGAATCGCGAATGAGACAATCGACGTATCACAAGCCATGGGTGATGGTGCGTCCATGGCTTCAATTGTCTCTTGCGGACGCGGGATGGCGTACCATTTGATTTGCGATTCTGGATCGACCGCCGACGTTCAGCGGCAGACAAACGAAGTCGCACTCAACGCAGCACCCGCTTCGGCTGAACCGATGGCCGAGCATTCTTCGGGCGCATCATCCACAGAGCTCGAAGCGTTTCTCATTAATTTCGTTGTCGAGCAAACTGGCTATCCAGCCGAGGTGGTGGAACTCGACGCCGATCTTGAAGCGGATCTGGGCATCGACAGCATCAAGAAAGCCCAGCTTTTCGGCGAACTCCAAGAATACTTTGATGTGACTCCCGATGAGAATCTCACACTTGACGATTTCCCGACTCTGCGGCACGTCGTGAAGTTCCTAGAACGTTCAACAGACAGGTCCAGCAGTCCGGCTCCCGACCCTGCACCGACTCAGACAGTAACGTCAACCCCATCTCGAATTGCTGAACCCGCGCCAAGCGCGCCGACTGCGGCTCCCGGACCCACTCATGCTCAACCTGTCGAAAACAATTGGCGAATCATTCGATTCGGTGCGGATTCTCTTGAAGATCTACAAAGACAACTAACTGCAGAAACTGGCAATAGTTTTGACACGAGCCCAAGTTCTTTTGCGAGTCAGCATAGTTCGCGAGTGGCTATCGTAGCTGATAGTAGAGAAACGCTCCTCAAACGAGTTCAACTGGCCAACTCACAACTCAATAACCCCTCAGGGCTGGCCGCGCTGGAGCGTCAAGGCATCTACTTCTGTACCTCACTCGAAGTCACACGGCCACGAATTGCTTTTCTATTCCCTGGCCAAGGTTCGCAATACGATGGGATGCTGCGAAGCCTCGTCGAATCGCACTCCGCAGCGGCAAACGCCCATCGAGAGGTCGAGCAGGCTTTGGCGGAAATCGGATCCCCTAGCTTTGCTCAAATGGCTTGGAATGGGAAAGGCATGTTGGGCAGCGATGCATGGGCCACCCAAGCTTCGATGATGGCCGCCAGCCATATCGTTAATTCCGTCCTACGTGCTGAAGGAATCAATCCTGAAATTGTTGCGGGACATAGCTACGGCGAATACTCTGCTCTGGTCGCCACCGGTGCGTGGAATCTCGCTACAGCATTCCGCGTCACGCAGGCGCGTTGTGCGGGGATCGATGCATGCAAGAGCGCCCGGGGTGGGCTTGTCGCGACTTCCGCCACGCCAGCGCAAGTCCATAAACTTTTTGCCGGGGCAGGACACGATGTGCATGTCGCAATCAGTAATGCTCCCACACAGACGGTTATCGGTGGCAGTGACGAGCAGCTTGAAATTGCCGTCAAACGTCTGGAGCAAGCCGGCCATCAGGCCCGCAAGTTGCCGGTGCCTTTTCCTTTTCACACTCCGTTGATGGCCGACTCTTGCGGATCTTTAAGCGATGCCCTTCGTCACGCCGAAATCAAACGACCTATCGTCTCCACTTTCAGCCTTGTGACCAACCGCGAGATCACCAGCGCCGACGACATCCGCGCGAATCTCGAAGCTCACATGACCCGGCCACAGCTGTATGCCGCCGCAGTGCAGTCACTTGCCGAGGAACGGCCAACAGTTTTTGTCGAGGTCGGTCCCCAACAAACTCTCACTCGCCTCAATGAACAGATTCTCACCGGAGCGCAGGCTCGCTTCATCGCCAGCGACAATCCTAAGGGTTCAGTACTAGAACAGATCTGCCGTGTACGTGCTCACTTGGAATGCTGCGGTGCGCTCGACGAGCAACCTGTCGAGGTGCCTACCGTCCAGAATGCAATGCACAATGAAATCGTCCACTTCGATGCCACCCTGCGACGTACTGAGAAAATGCGACGGGCTGCCTCCAGCGAGAAAACACCCGTAGCGACTCCATCCTCAACGCAGGATCCGAACGAACTTCTTTCCCACGCCCTCTTGTGGAATCCCAACGGCCAAAACGGTCATGGTGATTCTAGTGGCAGGTCAAATGGCGATACGAATGGCCACTCAAACGGCCATTCCAATGGAAGTAGTACCGTCAAACCAGCGGAAGTCTCAGAACCTCGTACTTCGGATATGTGGCAAGTGGGAGAAGGGTTCGCTGTCGAGACTCAACTCGCCTCTCAGCCTGTCGAGAGCGCAGTTCAAGTCATGGAAGCTCCCGATGCTAGCTCAAGTGTCGATTCGAGTGATCTGGAAGCATTTCTAATAAATTTCGTAGTTGAGCAGACCGGCTATCCGCCGGAAGTGGTCGAACTCGATGCCGACTTGGAAGCCGACCTGGGGATCGACAGTATCAAGAAAGCCCAGTTATTTGGCGAATTACAAGAGTATTTCGATGTCACACCAGACGAGAATCTCACACTTGACGATTTCCCAACTCTGCGACATGTAGTCGACTTCCTGGCACGGACTACAACCACGTCCACCCCGGTACCTACTGCAACTCCCGCCTACGAGGCAGCGTCCCCAGAACCCGCAGAAGTCACGCCAACTCCTACTTCCAATACAAGCACTGCGGAGCTGGAAGCATTCCTAGTGAACTTTGTCGTCGAGCAAACCGGCTACCCACCCGAGCTCGTCGAACTCGATGCCGACTTGGAAGCCGATCTGGGTATCGACAGCATCAAAAAAGCCCAGCTTTTCGGCGAGCTGCAAGAGTATTTCGATGTCACGCCAGATGAGAATCTCACTCTCGACGATTTCCCGACTTTGCGTCACGTGGTCGATTTCCTCGCACGAACTACGACCTCGTCCGCGCCATCGGAGAATGCCACCTACGACACGCCAACTACACCGGCACCTATGCCTGAGCCCCCTGTGGCCAGCATGGCTGCTCTACCTGCCGCTGCTCCAACTCCACCTACGACCGAGTCCAGTTCCAACACTGCCGAACTCGAAGCGTTCCTCGTCAACTTTGTCGTTGAGCAGACTGGCTATCCGGCCGATCTGGTCGAACTTGATGCCGACTTGGAAGCGGATCTGGGAATCGACAGCATCAAGAAGGCCCAGCTATTCGGCGAGCTCCAGGAGTATTTCGACGTCACTCCAGATGAAAACCTAACGCTCGACGATTTCCCAACATTGCGGCATGTGGTCTCGTATTTGACCAACAACTTGGCCCCCACTCCCGCCACGGAAGAATCTTTCGATAGCTCGGCACCAGCATTCGTCGCACCTACTCCCGTAGTGCCTACTCCAGAGCCAGCGGGAGTCGCTCCCGTTGTGCAAACGGCCGGGCAATCGAAGGTCACAGTTGCCCACTCCAACGAGGCAATTCGCACAATGCTGCTTGCCGGTTCTGCCTACGAAATGGGTGTCAAGCATGGTCAGTCGTTCGGCTCAGAGATTCGTCGCGCGTTGTATCGCTTAGCAGACATGGCAACATCCGAAGTGGCCTCTTCATGGACAAAGTTTGCCGGGGAACCCGAACAGACTTTCACAGAAGATCAGTTGGCAGAACTGGAAGGCATTGCCGATGCTATTCAGGTACCGGTAGCGAACATTGTCGCCCTCAACCTGGCGATGCTTGCAGAACTCGGCAGTTCTTCGATTCAGTTCGCTGTGGAAGTCGAGCGTAACGGAAGAACTGTCCGCCACGGTCTTCGCGACGAGAGGCCTCAGGGCTCAAGACTAGCCGATTGTCTAGTGCCAGTTGTTCAAATTCGCCAGCCGAAGAATGGCTTTGCTTCTATCTCCGTCACGTACGCCGGCTGTGCTGGCGCACTATCCGGGCTCAATGCCAAAGGACTTGCTGTGACTAGCGGTATGATTCTTGGCACCAACCAGAGCACACCGCAACGGCATCCTCTGCTCACGCAGCTACTACTGTCCGAGGCGGCCGATGTACCGTCCGCCCTTGCCCAACTGCAAGAAGCCTCTCAATCAAACTCATGGAATATGGTGCTAAGTGCCGCCGACCGTTTGCCAACTTGCATTGAATGTACCGGTGGATCTCTAGAGATCATCGAAGACAAGCTCGTCGTGGCTGCCAATCACAGCAAGCATGTGGGCGCGATTGCCGGCACTTCTGCTGATCGTCTGAAAGCTATGCAACGCTTTCTTACCGGATCGTCGTATTCCACCGAAGAATTGCAGATGGGGCTTACCGGCTACGGAGTACAAACTGACCACCAACTATGCGTACTCATCGACCATAATACTGGCGAGTTGGGCATATACAGTGGCGTCGCCCACGAGCCAATTGAGAAAGAATTCGCTCGCTTTAGTCTCGATGACTTTCAAAACGCCGCGACCACGTCAAAGGAAGCAAAACCGAAAAGTCCCGAATTCGCAGTGAAGCCATACGACTTAGGTGATGAGCCTGGTATGGCCGAACGTTTTGTGATGCGACTAGTCGATATCGCATGGCCTCCCGACGCAACTGAAATGCCCACCCTGAACGGCCCGGCACTGGTGATTGGAGATAATCCGTCCGCCGATGCCCTCTCTGAGAAGCTGGAAAATGCGGGGGCTAAAGTTCACCGACTCAAATCACTCGCATCTCGCCAAGCTGCCGTTGATACTCTGGAACAACTTTGTGATGACCAGCCGGTCATGCACCTATTCCTGATGTCATCGCGTGACACCAAGGGCGACGATTATTTCGACACTGCCACTTGGCAGCGCAACTACGAATCACAAGTTCTGGCGCCATTTTTCCTCTGCCAGCGCTGGGTACAACTGGCATCCGCAGGGCAATGGCTCGACAAGTGTACGCTCGTTGCTCTCGCCAACTGTACTGGAGATTTCGGCTTCTGCGGAGACGCGCCCTTGCCATTTACTGGTGCACTCACGGGGCTGGTCAAAGCGCTCTATCTCGAAGTGAACCACATGGGAGGCAATCGCTCGTTCCTCGCCAAAGCCATCGATTTCCCAGCTGACGAGGCACCCTACCAAATAGCCCGATTCATCTGCGGTGAGCTGGCAGTCCGTACACCTGACTACGAGGTCTCGTATGTCCACGGCGCACGTTATCTTCAACTGGCAATTCCTCGTGAAGCCGATGCTCAGGAGATGCCTGAAAATCCTCCTCATGGCAACTGGATTGTTACCGGAGGAGCGCGTGGTATCACAGCCGAATGTGCCATGGAGCTTGGACGCCGATTTGGCGTGAAGTTACATCTCTTAGGTACCAGTTCTGTGCCTAAGATCGACCCCGCTTGGCGCAATCTCGACGAAGCCGGCCGTGCTGCCCTGCGTAGTGAAACCATCTTGCATGCTCGCGAGACGAATGACAAACCTAACGAAGCCTGGGACCGTGTCCAGAAGCAAATTGAAATTGACCAAAACTTGCGTGCATTTGCCGACGCGGGACTCGACATTACGTATCACACTTGCAACGTAGCCGACCGTGCTGTCTTAAGTCGTGTTCTCGAATCAATTCGCCGCGAGCATGGCCCCATCGAGGGGATTCTTCATGGTGCAGGAATCGAACGGTCCTGCCGACTGGAAAAGAAACGACCTGAAGACGTGCAGGCCACCTTCGATTCAAAAGTCCTCGGCGCATGGAATCTCATGCAGCTTACTCGCGAGGATCCCATCGGCTACTTCATTGGTTTTGGCTCTGTCAGCGGACGCTTCGGCAGCAACGGCCAAGTCGATTACTGCATGGCAAGTGACATGCTTTGCAAGCTCGTCTCATGGTACGGCAACCAGCGTCCTTCCTGCCATGCAGTAGGTTTCCACTGGCATCCGTGGGATGAAGTCGGCATGGCGTACCGACCGGAAACCCGTTCTGCTTTGCAGAACACGACGGGACTCAAACTCATGCCAAAGAGGGAAGGTCTCCGGCAGTTCTTGCGAGAACTCTACGCCGAAAAGTCCGATAGCGAGGTCCTCGTTACTGACCGTGCCTACCACAATCGCTTTTATCCCAAACATGTCGAAGCGATCGCTGAGGATTTCCGCACCGATAAGCGCATCGAGTATCTCACTCGCAAGCCTCGGCAGATTGCCTCGCGTCATGTACTCCGCATGACCCCAGCTCCATTGTCCACAGTTTCTCCAGAAGAACCGGGAATCACGGGCCCCGCCTTCATCCTCGGTGACAACGCCGACGCATTGGCTTTACGCGACAAACTCACTTCCAAAGGCATCACGGTGCATGTACTTCCCGTCAATGACGACTCGGAAACCACAATTGCCGCCTTAGAATCCGCTTGGAAATCACAACCGGCTCGAAACTTGTTCCTGCTTACTGCCCGTGACACCGACGCCAGCGATTTCCAAACTGCTGAGACATTCCGCCGACGTATGCAACGAGGCGTCTATTTGCCGTTTCAATTGACGCAGCGATGGTTCCAGTTAGTCTCCGAATTACCGTTCAACGAACCGGCGAATCTCGTGGCAGTTACCTCTCTGGGTGGTGACTTTGGCTTCAAGGACCAAGCGAAAGCACCCGAGAGCGGCGCACTCTGTGGCTTGCTAAAGAGCGTCTATGTCGAAGACTCCCGGCACAAGCACAGCCGGTTTCGCGTGAAAGTAATAGACAGCCCTGCGGAGGAAACACCTACCGATCTCGCCACTGCGATTTGCGCTGAACTTGCCTCTGACGCGCCCGAAGTAGAAGTTTCCTGGTCACGTGGCAATCGACAGACTGTAACGATCTACACCGCTCCAATCGAAGAACTTCCGAAACGTGATGTACCCTTTGGCGGTGCGTGGGTTGTCACGGGGGGTGGTCGAGGAATCACCTCCTATGCTGCGTGTATGCTTGCTCGACGCTATGGACTCAAGATCCACATGATTGGCAAGAGTCCCGCGCCCGACAAGACAGCCCCCTGGCTGACATGCAGTGAAGAAGAGGTGAAGAAATACAAGGCCGCAATCGTCCGCGAGGCTATTGCTGCCGGACGATCACCTGAAGAGGATTGGGGCCGCATCCGCAAGGCTCGTGAAATCGAAATAGTTCTCGGTAAATACGCCGAGGCTGGTGTCGAAACCCACTACCATAGTTGCGACATTACCGATGAAGCCTCTCTTGAGAAGGTATTAGACGAAATCCGTCGTATAGATGGACCCATTCAAGGAGTCATCCACGGAGCCGGGTATGCCAAAGCGGCCCGTTTTGAGAGTCGTGTCGGTGATCGCCTTCGTCTCACATTCGGTCCCAAAGCCGACGGAACTGCGGCACTCATGCGCCTGACAATGAAGGATCCTTTGCGGTACTTCCTAGCATTTGGTTCCTTGAGCGGACGCTATGGAGGAAATGGGCTGAGTGATTACTCGGCAGCCAACGAAATGCTTGCCAAGATGTGCGACTGGTACCGTAAGCAGCGTCCCGATTGTGCCACCACCTGTTTCCACTGGCAAACTTGGGATCGCTTCGGCATGGCGTTGCTCGCCGATGCCGTCGACATCACCAAGAGTTCTTTCAAGATGGAGTTTATGCAGCCCGAGGAAGGTATCGAGCACATGATTGAGGAAATCCGCGCTGGTGCTCCTGAATCCGAGGTCCTCATCGCCGACGACTATTTCGAAAAGTCGTTCTATCCCTATTCGATTATGTGTGCCGACCCTCCATCATCGGTTTCTCCTACTGCTCAACCCCAACCATCGACAAGCCCTGATACAGACCGCCCTTTGATTGACTCGCTCGATACGAACCCCGATGGTTCTGGCCTCGCGAAAGTCACATTTGATCCCACTCACGATCCCTTCCTTGTCGAACATCTATTAAAGCAGCGCCCGTTCCTGCCGGGTGTGATCGGATTGGAAACCGTCTTGGAAGCGGCAGTCCTCTCTCAACCAGACCAACAAATCGCCGAAGTCCGCGACGTCGAAATCATCAACGGCCTTATGTTCCGTACCGACGACCCAATTGCAACGAAAGTCCATCTTTCCATCAACGGGAATGCGGTCGAAACGCAGCTCACCAGCGAGTTCCGCAATCGTGCCGGCCAGGTCATTGATCCAAACCGAGTTCATGTCCGAGCCGCGGTATACTTTGGCACCCCCGCTCCACTGGCTCCTTCTACGGCAAGTAAACCCGCCTTAGGGATGCATCCCTTTGCCTATTCTGACGACTCCCTGATCTATCATGGCTCTCGACTGCGATGCCTAAAAAGCTACGGAATTCAGTACGAGGGTGGCTGGGGTGAAATTGTCGCTCCCCCGTTGGCCGAACTAGCCGGTCCACGTTCCGATTCCGGGTGGATTCTACCCACCGCGGTGCTTGATGCCTGCTTAGTCTGCTGCGGTAGTTTCTTGTTCCTCCAATTCGGTGGTGCCCTAGAAGTGCCGCACGGCTTCGAGCAGATGCGCTGGGCACGCCAGCCTCATCCGGACGAAGTCTGCATGGTACGTTACCTTTTCCGATCTCGCGACGCCCGGCACAGCAAGTTCGACTTTACGCTCTACGGAGTCGATGGAACTCCTATTCTTGAAACCATAGGATACCGTACGATTCGTGTCGGAGGCGAAACCTCATGA